The Lujinxingia litoralis genome has a window encoding:
- a CDS encoding radical SAM/SPASM domain-containing protein produces MPTEPKARRPARAVRPEDLERGTPLYCVWEITLACDLGCRHCGSRAGKARPDELSTKECLEVVDQLAKLGIREVTLIGGEAYLREDWPQIAAEITRQGMVCSMTTGGRDLSAKRVEQAVESGIRIISVSLDGLQQTHDALRGRKGAFESALASARRIADSPIRLGVNTQINRLSLPELPALVDVLVELGINAWQLQLTVPMGRAADRPELLLQPYDLLEVFPLLAYLKATKLSPRGIGLYPGNNIGYFGPYEQMLRFRGEEGVHWSGCSAGKWSIGLEADGKIKGCPSLPTQHYTGANVRDLSIAETVATTPELKYLRERTVEDLWGYCRTCYYAAECKAGCSWTSHSLLGKTGNNPYCIHRAMDFERRGQRERVVKVEGASGKPFDTGRFEIVVEEMEERAPLELRTILGRSQEEVASLSGDAPSIWSLEHIRQALKRS; encoded by the coding sequence ATGCCGACTGAGCCGAAGGCAAGACGCCCGGCGCGGGCGGTACGCCCGGAGGATCTGGAGCGCGGCACGCCGCTGTATTGCGTCTGGGAAATCACCCTGGCCTGCGACCTGGGGTGCCGCCACTGCGGCTCGCGCGCCGGCAAAGCGCGCCCTGATGAGCTGAGCACGAAGGAGTGCCTGGAGGTCGTCGACCAGCTCGCCAAACTCGGCATTCGCGAGGTGACGCTGATCGGCGGGGAGGCCTATCTGCGGGAGGACTGGCCCCAGATCGCCGCCGAGATCACGCGTCAGGGGATGGTCTGCAGCATGACCACCGGCGGGCGTGATTTGAGCGCAAAGCGGGTGGAGCAGGCCGTGGAGTCGGGCATCCGGATCATCTCGGTGTCGCTCGACGGGCTGCAGCAGACCCACGACGCCCTGCGCGGTCGCAAGGGCGCCTTTGAGAGCGCGCTGGCCTCGGCGCGCCGTATCGCCGACTCGCCCATTCGCCTCGGGGTCAACACCCAGATCAACCGCCTCTCGTTGCCGGAGCTCCCGGCCCTGGTCGATGTGCTGGTGGAGCTGGGCATCAACGCCTGGCAGCTGCAGCTGACCGTGCCGATGGGGCGCGCCGCTGATCGCCCCGAGCTCCTCTTGCAGCCCTATGACCTGCTCGAAGTCTTCCCCCTCCTGGCCTACCTCAAGGCCACCAAACTCTCGCCCAGGGGCATCGGGCTCTACCCGGGGAACAACATCGGGTACTTCGGGCCCTACGAGCAGATGCTGCGCTTTCGCGGCGAGGAGGGCGTGCATTGGAGCGGGTGCTCGGCGGGCAAGTGGTCGATTGGGTTGGAGGCGGATGGCAAGATCAAGGGCTGCCCCTCGCTGCCCACCCAGCACTACACCGGTGCCAACGTACGCGACTTGAGCATCGCCGAGACGGTCGCGACCACCCCGGAGCTTAAGTACCTGCGGGAGCGTACCGTCGAAGACCTCTGGGGCTACTGCCGCACCTGTTACTACGCCGCCGAATGCAAAGCGGGCTGCTCCTGGACTTCGCACAGCCTGCTGGGCAAGACCGGCAACAACCCCTACTGCATCCACCGCGCGATGGATTTTGAGCGCCGGGGCCAGCGTGAGCGCGTTGTGAAGGTGGAGGGCGCCAGCGGAAAACCCTTTGATACCGGTCGCTTCGAGATCGTGGTCGAGGAGATGGAGGAGCGCGCTCCCCTGGAGCTGCGCACCATTCTGGGGCGCAGCCAGGAGGAGGTCGCCTCGCTGAGCGGGGACGCGCCGAGCATCTGGAGTCTGGAGCATATTCGCCAGGCCTTAAAAAGGAGCTGA